Proteins encoded together in one Thermomonospora curvata DSM 43183 window:
- a CDS encoding Fic family protein, giving the protein MLYGTPHLDDADRSVLEEIEQIRDELRLRLQAQMRQAGQLRRHLTARAIAGSNTIEGYAASVDDVEALMAGEQPLETDEATRREVEGYQRAMTYIQALSDAGDEFRYELGLLNSLHYMMQEHHPDKRPGRLRQRPVYITSPDDPMVPVYTGPDPELVAELMEEFIDWLNEGDLDAPVHIRASMAHLNLVKIHPWADGNGRMSRALSTLVFSREALMPPEFSSIEEWLGRGQNTYAYYQVLEEVGGPRWSPHDDTRPWIKFCLRAHHIQAQQAKRRVDLLGRA; this is encoded by the coding sequence ATGCTGTACGGGACGCCGCATCTCGATGACGCAGATCGTTCAGTGCTCGAAGAGATCGAGCAGATACGTGACGAGCTCCGCCTGCGTCTTCAAGCCCAGATGCGGCAGGCCGGGCAGTTGCGCAGACACCTGACCGCCAGAGCCATCGCAGGGTCGAACACCATTGAGGGCTACGCCGCGTCCGTCGACGACGTAGAAGCTCTCATGGCGGGCGAGCAGCCGCTGGAAACCGATGAGGCCACCCGCCGGGAGGTGGAGGGCTACCAGCGAGCCATGACCTACATCCAGGCCCTGTCCGATGCCGGTGATGAGTTCCGCTACGAACTGGGCCTGCTCAACAGCCTGCACTACATGATGCAGGAGCATCACCCCGACAAGCGCCCGGGCCGGCTCCGGCAGCGGCCGGTCTACATCACCAGCCCTGACGATCCCATGGTGCCGGTCTACACCGGGCCTGACCCGGAGCTGGTCGCTGAGCTCATGGAAGAGTTCATCGACTGGCTCAACGAGGGAGACCTCGACGCCCCGGTGCACATCCGGGCGTCCATGGCCCACCTGAACCTCGTCAAGATCCACCCTTGGGCGGACGGCAACGGCCGGATGTCGCGGGCGCTATCGACACTGGTGTTCTCCCGGGAAGCGCTGATGCCGCCGGAGTTCTCCTCGATCGAGGAGTGGCTCGGACGCGGGCAGAACACCTACGCCTACTACCAGGTCCTCGAAGAGGTCGGTGGTCCGCGCTGGAGCCCGCACGACGACACCCGTCCCTGGATCAAGTTCTGCCTGCGCGCCCACCACATCCAGGCGCAGCAGGCCAAACGACGCGTCGATCTGCTCGGCCGGGCCTGA
- a CDS encoding DMT family transporter has product MSARGWVLFALMSVIWGVPYLMIKVAVEGVSVPVLVFARTALGALVLLPLALRGGARGGLRRRHWPPLAAFAVIEMVIPWGLLSDAERHLTSSMTGLLIAASPVVAAVLTYLIDDTERFTLTRWTGLAVGLAGVAVLAWPELRGGALWPITEVLLVAACYAIAPVVALRRLQDVSSLHMTAACLTLAALCYTPPAILTWPDALPSGRVLAALAGLGLICTALAFIVYFALIREVGAARALVFTYLNPAVAVAAGVLLLDEPLTVTILIGFALILGGSIMATRRTAEEHAPAASEPARAGS; this is encoded by the coding sequence ATGAGCGCGCGGGGCTGGGTGCTGTTCGCCCTGATGAGCGTGATCTGGGGCGTCCCCTACCTGATGATCAAGGTGGCGGTGGAAGGGGTGTCCGTCCCGGTCCTGGTGTTCGCGCGGACCGCGCTGGGCGCGCTGGTGCTGCTGCCGCTGGCGCTGCGCGGCGGCGCCCGGGGAGGGCTGCGGCGCCGCCACTGGCCGCCGCTGGCGGCCTTCGCGGTGATCGAGATGGTCATCCCCTGGGGGCTGCTGTCGGACGCCGAACGGCACCTGACCAGCTCGATGACCGGCCTGCTGATCGCCGCCTCCCCGGTCGTCGCGGCGGTGCTGACCTACCTGATCGACGACACCGAGCGCTTCACCCTCACCCGCTGGACGGGACTGGCGGTGGGCCTGGCCGGGGTGGCGGTGCTGGCCTGGCCGGAGCTGCGCGGCGGCGCCCTGTGGCCGATCACCGAGGTGCTGCTGGTCGCCGCCTGCTACGCCATCGCCCCGGTGGTGGCGCTGCGGCGGCTGCAGGACGTCTCGTCCCTGCACATGACCGCCGCCTGCCTGACGTTGGCCGCCCTGTGCTACACGCCCCCGGCGATCCTGACCTGGCCGGACGCCCTCCCCTCCGGACGTGTCCTGGCCGCCCTGGCCGGGCTGGGCCTGATCTGCACCGCCCTGGCGTTCATCGTCTACTTCGCCTTGATCCGCGAGGTCGGCGCCGCCCGGGCACTGGTCTTCACTTACCTGAACCCGGCCGTCGCCGTGGCCGCGGGCGTGCTGCTGCTGGACGAACCCCTCACCGTCACCATCCTCATCGGGTTCGCCCTGATCCTCGGCGGCTCGATCATGGCCACCCGCCGCACCGCCGAGGAGCACGCCCCCGCGGCCTCCGAACCCGCCCGAGCCGGGAGCTGA
- a CDS encoding glycoside hydrolase family 65 protein, whose amino-acid sequence MQGFELAYDYFDPEAELLREALTSTGNGYFCTRGTAEWEDPGPSHYPGTYAHGGYNRETTIFDGRPVLNEDLVNLPNWLVLKLRIEDGPAVGFDEIDLLDYKHVYDIRLAMVRREMRFLDRAGRETTLRSRRFVSMAHSHQAGIEWTIVPENWSGRVEIVTALDGRMTNHIVARYRELEGRHLDPVSPRTFGPETIALEVQTRQSHLYIAEAARTRVFPDGDRRPADVERSLHQMQDYIQQILAFDVEQGRPVRVEKMVSLFTSHDNAITEPLAAAGRHVLRYPDFAEALAEHEAAWTELWDGCDVRLPREERAQLLLRLHIAHVLQVCSRHTARHDAGVPARGLNGEAYRGHVFWDELYVYPFLNLRLPEITRALLLYRYRRLTEARAAAAEAGYQGAMFPWQSGSDGTEETQSVHLNPLSGKWDPDLSRNQRHVNAAIFYNVWRYYQATADLEFLRDYGAELMLEIARFWASIAHYNPRRERYEIHGVMGPDEFHEKYPGAPEPGLRNNAYTNAMVAWITATIPQVLDLLPAGRAAWLRDRLNVTDEELRLWEDMSRRMYIPFHDGVISQFEGYADLEELDWDHYRTKYGNIQRMDRILKAEGEDPNRYKVSKQADAVMLFFLFGDDELRELFERLGYGYDADLARRTIDYYDRRTSHGSTLSFVTYAGVLAPLDPQSAWERFMVALESDVGDVQGGTTKEGIHMGVMSGTLDLLQRGFLGTDVTGDVLRLNPRLLDRLEGAAFSMRFRGTSLRVHLEDGELKVLAQAEGFRGPLRVGVGDDVRTLGPGETCVFPLPAQAAPVRR is encoded by the coding sequence ATGCAGGGTTTCGAACTCGCCTACGACTACTTCGACCCGGAGGCCGAGCTGCTGCGGGAGGCGCTGACCTCGACCGGGAACGGCTACTTCTGCACGCGGGGCACCGCCGAGTGGGAGGACCCCGGCCCCTCGCACTACCCGGGCACCTACGCCCACGGCGGCTACAACCGGGAGACCACGATCTTCGACGGGCGTCCGGTGCTGAACGAAGACCTGGTCAACCTGCCCAACTGGCTGGTGCTCAAGCTGCGCATCGAAGACGGGCCGGCCGTCGGGTTCGACGAGATCGACCTGCTGGACTACAAGCACGTCTACGACATCCGGCTGGCGATGGTGCGGCGCGAGATGCGCTTCCTCGACCGGGCCGGACGCGAGACGACCCTGCGCAGCCGCCGGTTCGTCAGCATGGCCCACAGTCACCAGGCCGGGATCGAGTGGACCATCGTCCCGGAGAACTGGTCGGGCCGGGTCGAGATCGTCACCGCGCTGGACGGGCGGATGACCAACCACATCGTCGCCCGCTACCGGGAGCTGGAGGGCCGCCACCTGGACCCGGTCTCGCCGCGGACGTTCGGCCCGGAGACCATCGCACTGGAGGTCCAGACCCGCCAGTCGCACCTTTACATCGCCGAGGCCGCGCGCACCCGGGTGTTCCCAGACGGCGATCGGCGGCCCGCCGACGTGGAGCGGAGCCTGCACCAGATGCAGGACTACATCCAGCAGATCCTGGCCTTCGACGTCGAGCAGGGCCGTCCGGTGCGGGTGGAGAAGATGGTCTCGCTGTTCACCTCGCACGACAACGCGATCACCGAGCCGCTGGCCGCCGCCGGGCGGCACGTGCTGCGCTACCCGGACTTCGCCGAGGCGCTGGCCGAGCACGAGGCGGCCTGGACGGAACTGTGGGACGGCTGCGACGTCCGCCTGCCCCGCGAGGAGCGCGCCCAGCTGCTGCTGCGGTTGCACATCGCCCACGTCCTGCAGGTCTGCTCCCGGCACACCGCCCGCCACGACGCCGGGGTGCCCGCCCGCGGCCTCAACGGCGAGGCCTACCGGGGGCATGTGTTCTGGGACGAGCTGTACGTCTACCCGTTTTTGAACCTGCGCCTGCCGGAGATCACCCGGGCGCTGCTGCTGTACCGGTACCGGCGGCTGACCGAGGCGCGGGCGGCCGCGGCCGAGGCCGGCTACCAGGGCGCCATGTTCCCCTGGCAGAGCGGCAGCGACGGCACCGAGGAGACCCAGAGCGTCCACCTCAACCCGCTGTCGGGCAAATGGGACCCGGACCTGAGCCGCAACCAGCGCCACGTCAACGCCGCGATCTTCTACAACGTCTGGCGCTACTACCAGGCCACCGCCGACCTGGAGTTCCTGCGGGACTACGGCGCCGAGCTGATGCTGGAGATCGCGCGTTTCTGGGCGTCCATCGCCCACTACAACCCGCGGCGGGAACGCTATGAGATCCACGGGGTGATGGGCCCGGACGAGTTCCACGAAAAGTACCCGGGGGCGCCCGAGCCGGGCCTGCGCAACAACGCCTACACCAACGCCATGGTGGCCTGGATCACCGCGACCATCCCGCAGGTGCTCGACCTGCTGCCCGCCGGACGGGCCGCCTGGCTGCGGGACCGGCTGAACGTCACCGACGAGGAGCTGCGCCTGTGGGAGGACATGAGCCGCCGCATGTACATCCCCTTCCACGACGGCGTCATCAGCCAGTTCGAAGGTTACGCCGACCTGGAAGAGCTGGACTGGGACCACTACCGCACCAAGTACGGCAACATCCAGCGGATGGACCGGATCCTCAAGGCCGAAGGCGAGGATCCCAACCGCTACAAGGTCTCCAAGCAGGCCGACGCGGTCATGCTGTTCTTCCTGTTCGGCGATGACGAGCTGCGGGAGCTGTTCGAGCGGCTCGGCTACGGCTACGACGCCGACCTGGCGCGGCGCACCATCGACTACTACGACCGGCGCACCTCCCACGGCTCGACGCTCAGCTTCGTCACCTACGCCGGGGTGCTGGCCCCGCTGGACCCGCAGAGCGCCTGGGAGCGCTTCATGGTGGCGCTGGAAAGCGACGTCGGCGACGTCCAGGGCGGCACCACCAAGGAAGGCATCCACATGGGCGTCATGTCCGGGACGCTGGACCTGCTGCAGCGCGGCTTCCTGGGCACCGACGTCACCGGGGACGTGCTGCGGCTGAACCCGCGGCTGCTGGACCGGCTGGAGGGCGCGGCGTTCTCGATGCGCTTTCGGGGCACCTCGCTGCGGGTGCACCTGGAGGACGGCGAGCTGAAGGTCCTCGCCCAGGCCGAGGGGTTCCGCGGCCCGCTGCGGGTAGGGGTCGGCGACGACGTCCGCACGCTGGGACCGGGCGAGACCTGCGTGTTCCCGCTGCCCGCGCAGGCGGCCCCGGTGCGGCGGTGA
- a CDS encoding HAD family hydrolase, producing MPTKGFRGAIFDVDGVLVDSPHEQAWRESLRELMEGEWADIRPRTRWSPQAFTPEVYQRVMSGKPRMSGALAGLEYFQVPDADKRVETYAARKQQMVIRLIEEGRFTAYPDALRFVLAVRGAGLSLAAASSSKNAGLFLRRIRLDSFARREGLSYDFIRPGLTLLDFFDADLSGRDLAHGKPHPEIFLNAAAELSVPPADCFVVEDAVSGVQAAKAGGMAALAVSRADDAELLAGAGPDLLVTSLDEVDVAGLAEHRLARRPAATVGA from the coding sequence ATGCCCACCAAGGGATTCCGAGGAGCGATCTTCGACGTCGACGGCGTCCTGGTCGATTCGCCGCACGAGCAGGCCTGGCGGGAGTCGCTGCGGGAGCTGATGGAGGGCGAGTGGGCCGACATCCGCCCGCGGACCCGCTGGTCCCCGCAGGCCTTCACCCCGGAGGTCTACCAGCGGGTCATGTCCGGCAAGCCCCGGATGAGCGGGGCGCTGGCGGGGCTGGAGTACTTCCAGGTCCCCGACGCCGACAAGCGGGTGGAGACCTACGCGGCGCGCAAGCAGCAGATGGTGATCCGCCTGATCGAAGAGGGGCGTTTCACCGCCTACCCGGATGCGCTGCGGTTCGTGCTGGCCGTCCGCGGCGCCGGTCTTTCGCTGGCGGCGGCCTCCTCCTCCAAGAACGCCGGGCTGTTCCTGCGGCGGATCCGCCTGGATTCCTTCGCCCGGCGGGAGGGCCTGTCGTATGACTTCATCCGGCCGGGCCTGACGCTGCTGGACTTCTTCGACGCCGACCTGTCGGGACGGGACCTGGCCCACGGCAAACCCCACCCGGAGATCTTCCTGAACGCCGCCGCCGAGCTGTCGGTCCCGCCCGCCGACTGCTTCGTGGTGGAGGACGCGGTCAGCGGGGTGCAGGCCGCCAAGGCCGGGGGGATGGCCGCGCTGGCGGTCTCCCGCGCCGACGACGCGGAGCTGCTGGCCGGCGCCGGCCCGGACCTGCTGGTCACCTCCCTGGACGAGGTGGACGTGGCGGGCCTGGCCGAGCACCGCCTGGCGAGGCGCCCGGCGGCCACGGTGGGCGCATGA
- a CDS encoding mannitol dehydrogenase family protein: MKRREMTRSAGAGRAAPPVRVVHLGLGNFHRSHQCWYTEHAPDAEEWGHAAFSGRDRALPARLTAQEGLYTLVTRAAEGDRFEVIGSLAQAYPGTAHEEWLRLLGSPQTAVVTVTITEAGYLRRPGGGLDRDRPQVRADAAALRERPDAPVRTAPARLLAGLAARCRADAGPLALVSCDDLARNGEIAVEVVRDMAELVDPGLAGWLEDNVSAVTTAADRITPRTAPSDLLTVAEATGRDDEAPVVAEPFCEWVLCGDFPAGRPRWEDAGATPADDITPFEQRKLWLLNGAHSLLAYAGAILGRTTVAEAFADDDCREWVEQWWDEASAHLTQPVEEVMAYRKALAERLANPRIHHTLAQISTDGSQKLPVRILPVLRAERSAKNMPEAAARLLGAWVCHLRGCGGQVDDVRADELIMLATGPLPVAVRRVLDALDPRLGADDDLAAAVTSEAERFSNIGVR, encoded by the coding sequence ATGAAGCGCAGGGAAATGACCAGAAGCGCGGGAGCGGGACGGGCCGCGCCCCCGGTCCGCGTGGTGCATCTGGGGCTGGGGAACTTCCACCGCTCCCACCAGTGCTGGTACACCGAGCACGCCCCGGACGCCGAAGAGTGGGGGCATGCCGCCTTCAGCGGACGCGACCGCGCCCTGCCCGCGCGGCTCACCGCCCAGGAGGGCCTGTACACGCTGGTCACGCGGGCCGCCGAGGGGGACCGTTTCGAGGTGATCGGCAGCCTGGCGCAGGCGTACCCGGGCACCGCCCACGAGGAGTGGCTGCGCCTGCTCGGCTCACCGCAGACCGCCGTGGTCACCGTCACCATCACCGAGGCCGGGTATCTGCGCCGGCCGGGCGGCGGCCTGGACCGCGACCGGCCGCAGGTCCGGGCGGACGCGGCGGCGCTGCGGGAGAGGCCGGACGCGCCGGTGCGGACCGCCCCGGCGCGGCTACTGGCCGGGCTGGCCGCCCGGTGCCGGGCCGACGCCGGGCCGCTGGCCCTGGTCTCCTGCGACGACCTGGCCCGCAACGGCGAGATCGCCGTCGAAGTGGTGCGCGACATGGCGGAGCTGGTCGATCCCGGCCTGGCCGGCTGGCTGGAGGACAACGTCTCGGCCGTCACCACCGCGGCCGACCGGATCACCCCGCGCACCGCCCCGTCCGACCTGCTCACCGTGGCGGAGGCCACCGGCCGCGACGATGAGGCCCCCGTCGTCGCCGAGCCGTTCTGCGAGTGGGTGCTCTGCGGGGACTTCCCCGCCGGACGGCCCCGCTGGGAGGACGCCGGCGCCACGCCGGCCGACGACATCACCCCGTTCGAGCAGCGCAAGCTGTGGCTGCTCAACGGCGCCCACTCGCTGCTGGCCTACGCCGGGGCGATCTTGGGCCGCACCACCGTCGCCGAGGCGTTCGCCGACGACGACTGCCGGGAGTGGGTGGAGCAGTGGTGGGACGAGGCCTCGGCGCACCTGACGCAGCCCGTCGAGGAGGTGATGGCCTACCGCAAGGCGCTGGCCGAGCGGCTGGCCAACCCGCGGATCCACCACACCCTGGCCCAGATCTCCACCGACGGCTCGCAGAAGCTGCCGGTCCGGATCCTGCCGGTGCTGCGCGCCGAACGCTCGGCCAAGAACATGCCCGAGGCCGCCGCGCGGCTGCTGGGGGCGTGGGTGTGCCACCTGCGCGGATGCGGGGGCCAGGTGGACGACGTGCGCGCCGATGAGCTGATCATGCTGGCGACCGGCCCGCTGCCGGTGGCCGTGCGGCGCGTCCTGGACGCCCTCGACCCGCGGCTCGGCGCCGACGACGACCTGGCGGCCGCGGTGACCTCCGAGGCCGAACGGTTCTCCAACATCGGCGTCCGGTGA